A single Cupriavidus sp. D39 DNA region contains:
- a CDS encoding endonuclease/exonuclease/phosphatase family protein codes for MRLRVVTYNIHKGVTGIKGKSRIHNVRDGLHVVNADIVFLQEVQDRNDRLVAAALFDPDYTQLNYLATDAYPHSVYGRNAVYDHGHHGNAILSRHPILMSENLDISDHRFEQRGLLHAVADMHGVEAHLICVHFGLFARSRARQAEALVKRVQDVVPAEAPLVIAGDFNDWNHRLDNLICTTLGATEVSSAGGARLHTFPSHMPWWQLDRIYVRGFEIEHASALTGRDWAQRSDHVPLMAELARIAVPERPVAHKVKVGTSS; via the coding sequence ATGAGGCTGCGCGTCGTCACCTACAACATTCACAAAGGCGTGACCGGCATCAAGGGCAAGTCCCGGATCCACAACGTGCGCGACGGCCTGCACGTGGTCAACGCCGACATCGTCTTCCTGCAGGAAGTGCAGGACCGCAATGACCGCCTGGTGGCGGCGGCGTTGTTCGATCCCGATTACACCCAGCTCAACTACCTGGCGACCGACGCGTATCCGCATTCGGTCTACGGGCGCAATGCGGTGTACGACCACGGGCACCACGGCAATGCCATCCTGTCGCGCCATCCCATCCTGATGTCGGAAAACCTCGACATCTCCGATCATCGCTTCGAGCAGCGCGGCCTGCTGCACGCGGTGGCGGACATGCACGGGGTCGAGGCCCACCTGATCTGCGTGCATTTCGGCTTGTTCGCGCGCAGCCGCGCGCGGCAGGCGGAGGCGCTGGTCAAGCGGGTGCAAGATGTGGTGCCAGCGGAGGCGCCGCTGGTGATCGCCGGAGATTTCAATGACTGGAACCACCGGCTCGACAACCTGATCTGCACCACGCTCGGGGCGACGGAGGTGTCCTCCGCCGGCGGCGCGCGGCTGCATACCTTTCCCAGCCACATGCCCTGGTGGCAACTCGACCGCATCTATGTGCGCGGCTTCGAGATCGAGCACGCCAGCGCGCTGACCGGCCGCGACTGGGCCCAGCGCTCGGACCACGTCCCCTTGATGGCGGAGCTTGCCCGCATTGCCGTGCCGGAACGGCCGGTTGCCCACAAGGTCAAGGTGGGCACGTCTTCCTGA
- a CDS encoding short chain dehydrogenase, protein MKIVVIGASGTLGQAVAKNLSARHEVVRVGKSRGDHRVDLTRPESVQALFEGIGRVDAIIATTGSLFFGPLAQMRAEDFEIGLQDKLLGQVRLALVGQHFLSDGGSITLTSGIVGSEPIRMGANPGSVNAALEGFVRSAAPELERGLRINVVSPTVVQESWAAYGDFFPGYEPVPAARVALAFQRSVEGPRSGHVYRVW, encoded by the coding sequence ATGAAAATTGTTGTGATCGGAGCCAGCGGAACGCTCGGCCAGGCGGTGGCAAAGAACCTGTCGGCTCGCCATGAAGTGGTACGGGTGGGAAAGTCGCGCGGCGATCACCGGGTCGACCTGACCCGGCCGGAGTCGGTGCAAGCCTTGTTCGAAGGCATTGGCCGGGTGGACGCGATCATCGCCACCACCGGGAGCCTGTTCTTCGGGCCGCTTGCGCAGATGCGGGCCGAGGATTTCGAGATCGGGCTGCAGGACAAGCTGCTGGGGCAGGTGCGGCTGGCGCTGGTTGGCCAGCACTTCCTGAGCGATGGCGGCTCGATCACGCTCACCAGCGGCATTGTCGGCAGCGAGCCGATCCGCATGGGCGCCAATCCCGGTAGCGTCAATGCGGCGCTGGAAGGGTTCGTGCGCAGCGCGGCGCCGGAGCTCGAGCGTGGCCTGCGCATCAATGTGGTCAGCCCGACCGTGGTGCAGGAGTCATGGGCCGCTTATGGCGATTTCTTCCCCGGCTACGAGCCGGTGCCGGCCGCGCGCGTCGCGCTGGCCTTCCAGCGCAGCGTGGAAGGGCCGCGCAGCGGGCATGTCTATCGCGTCTGGTGA
- the mobB gene encoding molybdopterin-guanine dinucleotide biosynthesis protein B, translated as MKVFGISGTSGSGKTTLLDQLIPRLVAAGLRVAGVKHTHHGFDPDTPGKDSWRMRQAGCANVVLVGARHLTLMRHYPEAEASPELADALAVLPADMDLVLVEGYKRSDFPKLEVFRPDLGTPPLWPEVPSIMAVASDQPQAVAALTALPVLDLADLDAICQLIRDSALELTPALAAALAQPHQTR; from the coding sequence GTGAAGGTTTTCGGCATCTCCGGTACGTCCGGCAGCGGCAAGACCACGTTGCTGGATCAACTGATCCCGCGCTTGGTCGCCGCCGGCCTGCGCGTGGCCGGCGTCAAGCACACCCATCATGGCTTTGACCCGGACACCCCGGGCAAGGACTCCTGGCGCATGCGCCAGGCCGGCTGCGCCAATGTCGTGCTGGTAGGCGCGCGGCACCTCACGCTGATGCGCCACTACCCGGAAGCCGAGGCCTCGCCGGAGCTGGCCGACGCGCTGGCCGTGCTGCCCGCCGACATGGACCTGGTGCTGGTGGAAGGCTACAAGCGCAGCGACTTCCCCAAGCTGGAAGTGTTCCGGCCGGACCTGGGCACGCCGCCGCTATGGCCGGAGGTGCCGAGCATCATGGCCGTCGCCAGCGACCAGCCGCAGGCGGTGGCCGCGCTCACCGCCCTGCCCGTGCTGGACCTGGCGGACCTCGACGCGATCTGCCAGCTGATCCGAGACAGTGCGCTCGAGCTCACGCCTGCACTGGCTGCTGCCCTGGCGCAGCCTCACCAGACGCGATAG
- a CDS encoding TetR/AcrR family transcriptional regulator: MTRVAILDAALELSSRDGLEGLTIGLLAERMQMSKSGVFAHFGSREDLQVEVVREYHRRFEQEVFYPSLHEPRGLPRLQSMVRRWMEKRIQEVTTGCIYISGAVEYDDRAESPVRDELVKSVTIWRAALTRAIDQAREEGHLCADCDPRLMLFEMYSLELGLHHDARFLRLPASAELAMVALNKLIQSYRT, from the coding sequence ATGACGCGCGTGGCCATTCTGGATGCCGCGCTGGAATTGTCGTCCCGCGACGGGCTCGAAGGCTTGACCATCGGGCTGCTCGCGGAACGCATGCAGATGAGCAAAAGCGGCGTCTTCGCGCATTTCGGTTCGCGCGAGGACTTGCAGGTGGAAGTAGTGCGCGAGTATCACCGCCGGTTCGAGCAGGAGGTTTTCTATCCTTCGCTGCACGAGCCGCGCGGGCTGCCGCGCCTGCAGTCCATGGTGCGCCGCTGGATGGAAAAGCGCATCCAGGAAGTGACCACGGGATGCATCTACATCAGCGGGGCGGTGGAGTACGACGACCGCGCGGAAAGCCCGGTGCGTGACGAACTCGTCAAGAGCGTCACCATCTGGCGCGCCGCGCTCACGCGTGCCATCGACCAGGCACGGGAAGAGGGGCACCTGTGCGCGGATTGCGATCCGCGCCTGATGCTGTTTGAAATGTACAGCCTTGAACTAGGCTTGCATCATGACGCCCGCTTCCTGCGCTTGCCCGCGAGTGCCGAGCTCGCCATGGTCGCGCTCAATAAATTGATTCAGTCCTACCGTACCTGA
- a CDS encoding acyl-CoA dehydrogenase C-terminal domain-containing protein: protein MGQYTAPLRDMQFVLHELLGVEAELKALPKHADVDADTINQVLEEAGKFCSEVVFPLNQSGDREGCTYVGDGVVTAPKGFKEAYKQYVEAGWPALGCDPEYGGQGLPILVNNALYEMLNSANQAWTMYPGLSHGAYEALHAHGTPELQKLYLPKLVSGEWTGTMCLTEPHCGTDLGILRSKAEPQADGSYTITGTKIFISAGEHDLSANIIHLVLARLPDAPQGTKGISLFVVPKFVPDANGNPGERNGIKCGSIEHKMGIHGNATCVMNLDGARGWLVGEPNKGLNAMFVMMNAARLGVGMQGLGLTEVAYQNSLAYAKDRLQMRALTGPKAPDKPADPIIVHPDVRRMLLTQKAFAEGGRAFSYWTALQIDRELSHPDESVRKEAGDLVALLTPVIKAFLTDNAFTATNEGMQVFGGHGYIAEWGMEQYVRDARINMIYEGTNTIQALDLLGRKILGDMGAKMKAFGKIVQAFVEEEGTNEAMQEFVNPLADLGDKVQKLTMEIGMKAMANPDEVGAAAVPYLRVVGHLVFSYFWARMAKIALEKEAGGDKFYTTKLATARFYFAKLLPETASQIRMARAGSATLMALDADLF from the coding sequence ATGGGCCAGTACACCGCACCGTTGCGCGACATGCAGTTCGTGCTCCATGAATTGCTCGGCGTGGAAGCCGAACTCAAGGCGCTGCCGAAGCACGCCGACGTTGACGCGGACACCATCAACCAGGTGCTTGAGGAAGCCGGCAAGTTCTGCTCCGAGGTAGTATTCCCGCTCAACCAGAGCGGCGACCGCGAAGGCTGCACCTACGTCGGCGACGGCGTGGTGACGGCGCCCAAGGGCTTCAAGGAAGCGTACAAGCAGTACGTGGAAGCCGGCTGGCCGGCCCTGGGCTGCGACCCGGAATACGGCGGGCAGGGCCTGCCCATCCTGGTCAACAACGCCTTGTACGAGATGCTGAACTCGGCCAACCAGGCGTGGACCATGTACCCCGGCCTGTCGCACGGCGCGTATGAAGCGCTGCACGCGCACGGCACGCCCGAGCTGCAGAAGCTGTACCTGCCCAAGCTGGTCTCCGGCGAATGGACCGGCACCATGTGCCTGACCGAGCCGCATTGCGGCACCGACCTGGGCATCCTGCGCAGCAAGGCCGAGCCGCAGGCTGACGGTTCCTACACCATCACCGGCACCAAGATCTTTATCTCGGCCGGCGAGCACGATCTCTCCGCCAACATCATTCACCTGGTGCTGGCGCGCCTGCCGGACGCACCGCAGGGCACCAAGGGCATCTCGCTGTTCGTGGTGCCGAAGTTCGTCCCCGATGCCAACGGCAACCCGGGCGAGCGCAACGGCATCAAGTGCGGCTCGATCGAGCACAAGATGGGCATCCACGGCAATGCCACCTGCGTGATGAACCTGGACGGCGCGCGCGGCTGGCTGGTGGGCGAGCCCAACAAGGGCCTGAACGCCATGTTCGTGATGATGAACGCTGCCCGCCTGGGCGTAGGCATGCAGGGCCTGGGCCTGACCGAAGTGGCCTACCAGAACTCACTGGCTTACGCCAAGGACCGCCTGCAGATGCGCGCGCTGACCGGTCCCAAGGCACCGGACAAGCCGGCCGATCCGATCATCGTGCACCCGGACGTGCGCCGCATGCTGCTGACGCAGAAGGCCTTTGCCGAAGGCGGCCGCGCGTTCAGCTACTGGACCGCGCTGCAGATCGACCGCGAGCTGTCGCACCCGGACGAGTCCGTGCGCAAGGAAGCGGGTGACCTGGTCGCGCTGCTCACGCCCGTGATCAAGGCCTTCCTGACCGACAACGCGTTCACCGCCACCAACGAAGGCATGCAGGTCTTTGGCGGCCACGGCTACATCGCCGAGTGGGGCATGGAGCAATATGTGCGCGACGCGCGCATCAACATGATCTACGAAGGCACCAACACCATCCAGGCACTGGACCTGCTGGGCCGCAAGATCCTGGGCGACATGGGCGCCAAGATGAAGGCCTTCGGCAAGATCGTGCAAGCGTTCGTCGAGGAAGAGGGCACCAACGAAGCCATGCAGGAGTTCGTCAACCCGCTGGCCGACCTGGGCGACAAGGTGCAGAAGCTCACCATGGAAATCGGCATGAAGGCCATGGCCAACCCCGACGAAGTCGGTGCCGCCGCGGTGCCTTACCTGCGCGTGGTGGGCCACCTGGTGTTCTCGTACTTCTGGGCCCGCATGGCCAAGATCGCGCTGGAGAAGGAAGCCGGCGGCGACAAGTTCTACACCACCAAGCTGGCGACCGCACGCTTCTACTTTGCCAAGCTGCTGCCGGAGACGGCTTCGCAGATCCGCATGGCGCGCGCTGGCTCGGCCACGCTGATGGCGCTGGACGCGGATTTGTTCTGA
- a CDS encoding 3-hydroxyacyl-CoA dehydrogenase/enoyl-CoA hydratase family protein — translation MSNFIVKKVVVLGAGVMGAQIAAHLVNARVPVVLFDLPAKEGPKNGISLRAIENLKKLSPAPLGIKDEAGLIQAANYEDDLALLKECDVVIEAIAERMDWKHDLYKKVAPHLASHAIFATNTSGLSITALSDGFDADLKSRFCGVHFFNPPRYMHLVELIPTATTQPAILDRLETFLTSTLGKGVVRAKDTPNFIANRVGIFSILAVFAEAEKYSIPFDVVDDLTGSKLGRAKSATFRTADVVGLDTMAHVIKTMQDTLQDDPFAPVYKTPAVLKGLVDAGALGQKTGAGFYKKEGKAIKVLDPKTGQYVDSGKKADEIVVRMLKKDAAERIKLLRESSNPQAQFLWAVFRDVFHYIGVYLEQIAGSAADIDLAIRWGFDWNSGPFEDWQSAGWKQVAEWVKEDIDAGKGLANVALPAWVFAGPVADNQGVHGAQGSWSPAAQAFVQRNALPVYARQVFRAAVKGTAAADPRKAGRTVEENDAVRIWVSEGQDDVLVVSFKSKMNTIGPDVIDGLTRAIDLAETEYKGLVVWQPTSLQLGAPGGPFSAGANLEAAMPAFMMGGAKGIEPFVKKFQDGMMRVKYSAVPVVSAASGIALGGGCELMLHSAKRVAALETYIGLVEVGVGLVPAGGGLKEAALAAARAAQAAGSTNYLPFLTNRFQAAAMAKVSSSALDAQKMGYLQPSDTIVFNVHELLYVAQNEVRALSNAGYRAPVPGTLVPVAGRSGIATIKASLANMRDGGFISAHDFLIASRIAEAVCGGDVEAGSLVSEEWLLALERKAFVDLLGTGKTQERIMGMLQTGKPVRN, via the coding sequence ATGTCCAATTTCATCGTCAAGAAGGTCGTCGTGCTGGGTGCCGGCGTCATGGGGGCGCAGATCGCCGCCCATCTCGTCAACGCCCGCGTGCCCGTGGTGCTGTTCGACCTTCCCGCCAAGGAAGGCCCCAAGAACGGCATCTCGCTGCGCGCCATCGAGAACCTGAAGAAGCTTTCGCCGGCGCCGCTCGGCATCAAGGACGAAGCCGGCCTGATCCAGGCTGCCAACTACGAAGACGACCTCGCGCTGCTTAAGGAGTGCGATGTGGTGATCGAGGCCATCGCCGAGCGCATGGACTGGAAGCACGACCTGTACAAGAAAGTTGCGCCGCACCTGGCTTCGCACGCGATCTTTGCCACCAACACCTCGGGCCTGTCGATCACCGCGCTGTCCGATGGCTTCGACGCGGACCTGAAGTCGCGCTTCTGTGGCGTGCACTTCTTCAACCCGCCGCGCTACATGCACCTGGTGGAGCTGATCCCGACCGCGACCACGCAGCCCGCGATCCTGGACCGCCTGGAAACCTTCCTGACCTCCACGCTCGGCAAGGGCGTGGTGCGCGCCAAGGACACGCCGAACTTCATCGCCAACCGCGTCGGCATCTTCTCGATCCTGGCCGTGTTTGCCGAAGCCGAGAAGTACAGTATTCCCTTCGATGTGGTCGACGACCTGACCGGCTCCAAGCTGGGCCGCGCCAAGTCCGCCACGTTCCGCACCGCCGACGTGGTGGGCCTGGACACCATGGCCCACGTGATCAAGACCATGCAGGACACCCTGCAGGACGATCCGTTCGCCCCGGTGTACAAGACGCCTGCCGTGCTCAAGGGGTTGGTGGATGCGGGCGCATTGGGCCAGAAGACCGGCGCCGGCTTCTACAAGAAGGAAGGCAAGGCCATCAAGGTGCTGGATCCCAAGACGGGCCAGTACGTCGACTCGGGCAAGAAGGCCGACGAGATCGTGGTGCGCATGCTGAAGAAGGATGCGGCCGAGCGCATCAAGCTGCTGCGCGAATCCAGCAACCCGCAGGCGCAGTTCCTGTGGGCGGTGTTCCGCGACGTGTTCCATTACATCGGCGTCTACCTCGAGCAGATCGCCGGCTCCGCGGCCGACATCGACCTGGCGATCCGCTGGGGCTTCGACTGGAATTCCGGTCCCTTCGAGGACTGGCAATCGGCCGGCTGGAAGCAGGTGGCCGAGTGGGTGAAGGAAGACATCGACGCAGGCAAGGGCTTGGCCAATGTGGCCTTGCCGGCGTGGGTGTTCGCAGGTCCGGTGGCCGACAACCAGGGCGTGCACGGCGCGCAGGGCTCGTGGTCGCCCGCCGCGCAGGCCTTCGTGCAGCGCAACGCGCTGCCGGTGTACGCGCGCCAGGTGTTCCGCGCCGCGGTCAAGGGCACGGCGGCTGCCGATCCGCGCAAGGCCGGCCGCACCGTGGAAGAGAACGATGCGGTGCGCATCTGGGTGAGCGAAGGCCAGGACGATGTGCTGGTGGTCTCGTTCAAGAGCAAGATGAACACCATCGGCCCAGACGTGATCGACGGCCTGACGCGCGCCATCGACCTGGCGGAAACTGAGTACAAGGGCCTGGTGGTGTGGCAGCCCACGTCGCTGCAACTGGGCGCGCCGGGCGGCCCGTTCTCCGCGGGCGCCAACCTGGAAGCCGCGATGCCGGCCTTCATGATGGGCGGCGCCAAGGGCATCGAGCCCTTCGTCAAGAAATTCCAGGACGGCATGATGCGCGTGAAGTACTCCGCCGTGCCGGTGGTGTCGGCGGCGTCCGGCATTGCGCTGGGCGGCGGCTGTGAGCTGATGCTGCATTCGGCCAAGCGCGTGGCCGCGCTGGAGACCTATATCGGCCTGGTGGAGGTGGGCGTGGGCCTGGTGCCGGCGGGCGGCGGCCTGAAGGAAGCCGCGCTGGCGGCAGCACGGGCAGCACAAGCCGCCGGCAGCACCAACTACCTGCCGTTCCTCACCAACCGCTTCCAGGCAGCGGCCATGGCCAAGGTCTCGTCCTCGGCGCTGGACGCGCAGAAGATGGGTTACCTGCAGCCGTCGGACACCATCGTGTTCAACGTGCATGAGCTGCTCTACGTGGCGCAAAACGAAGTGCGCGCCCTGTCCAACGCCGGCTACCGCGCCCCGGTGCCGGGCACGCTGGTGCCGGTGGCGGGCCGCTCCGGCATTGCCACTATCAAGGCATCGCTGGCCAATATGCGCGATGGCGGCTTCATCTCCGCGCACGACTTCCTGATTGCCAGCCGGATTGCCGAGGCAGTGTGCGGCGGCGATGTGGAAGCCGGCTCGCTGGTCAGCGAGGAATGGCTGCTGGCGCTGGAACGCAAGGCCTTTGTCGACCTGCTCGGCACGGGCAAGACCCAGGAACGCATCATGGGCATGCTGCAGACCGGCAAGCCGGTGCGCAACTAA
- a CDS encoding acetyl-CoA C-acyltransferase: MMKQLQDAYIVAATRTPIGKAPKGAYKNTRPDDLLATILRAAVAQVPNLDPKLIEDAIVGCAIPEAQQGLNVARIGALLSGLPNTVGGITVNRFCASGLSAVAMAADRIRVGESDVMIAAGVESMSMVPMMGNSPSMSPAIFERDENIGIAYGMGLTAEKVAQKWQVSREDQDAFSLASHQKAIRAQQAGDFKDEITPVDIVEKFPNLASGQVDVKTRTISLDEGPRPETSIEGLAKLRPVFANKGSVTAGNSSQTSDGAGALILVSEKILKQFNLVPLARFVSFAVRGVPPEIMGIGPKEAIPAALKAAGLTQDQMDWIELNEAFAAQSLAVMRDLQLDPAKVNQMGGAIALGHPLGATGAIRSATVVHALRRHNLKYGMVTMCVGTGMGAAGIFERV; the protein is encoded by the coding sequence ATCATGAAACAACTGCAAGACGCATACATCGTTGCCGCGACCCGCACGCCGATCGGCAAGGCTCCCAAGGGCGCGTACAAGAACACCCGCCCGGACGACCTGCTGGCCACCATCCTGCGCGCGGCCGTGGCGCAGGTGCCTAACCTCGATCCCAAGCTGATCGAGGATGCTATCGTTGGTTGCGCCATCCCCGAGGCACAGCAGGGCCTGAACGTGGCGCGCATCGGCGCGCTGCTGTCCGGCCTGCCGAACACCGTGGGCGGCATCACCGTCAACCGCTTCTGTGCCTCCGGCCTGTCGGCTGTGGCCATGGCCGCTGACCGCATCCGCGTGGGCGAGTCCGACGTGATGATCGCCGCCGGCGTGGAATCGATGAGCATGGTGCCGATGATGGGCAACTCGCCGTCGATGTCGCCGGCTATCTTCGAGCGCGACGAGAACATCGGCATCGCCTACGGCATGGGCCTGACCGCCGAGAAGGTCGCGCAGAAGTGGCAGGTCAGCCGCGAGGACCAGGACGCCTTCTCGCTCGCTTCGCACCAGAAGGCGATCCGCGCCCAGCAGGCCGGCGACTTCAAGGACGAGATCACGCCGGTGGACATCGTCGAGAAATTCCCCAACCTGGCCAGCGGCCAGGTCGACGTGAAGACGCGCACCATCTCGCTGGACGAAGGCCCGCGCCCGGAGACCTCCATCGAAGGCCTGGCCAAGCTGCGCCCGGTGTTTGCCAACAAGGGCAGCGTCACCGCAGGCAACAGCTCGCAGACCTCCGACGGCGCCGGCGCGCTGATCCTGGTTTCGGAAAAGATCCTCAAGCAGTTCAACCTGGTGCCGCTGGCGCGCTTCGTTTCGTTCGCGGTGCGCGGCGTGCCGCCGGAGATCATGGGCATCGGCCCCAAGGAAGCGATTCCCGCGGCGCTGAAGGCAGCCGGCCTCACGCAGGACCAGATGGACTGGATCGAGCTGAACGAAGCCTTCGCCGCGCAGTCGCTGGCGGTGATGCGCGACCTGCAGCTGGACCCGGCCAAGGTCAACCAGATGGGCGGTGCCATCGCCCTGGGCCACCCGCTGGGCGCCACCGGTGCGATCCGTTCGGCCACCGTGGTGCACGCACTGCGCCGTCATAACCTGAAGTACGGCATGGTCACCATGTGCGTCGGTACGGGCATGGGCGCGGCAGGTATCTTCGAGCGCGTCTAA
- a CDS encoding DegV family protein — MQETLILADAACDMPRALMAELGVQTVPFRIRAGDRFVADVRDEPALPSLYAQYLVGKQDHYAESVPLLEREIEDHMLKHVVTSCDRALLLTIASSRSKLYAHASGAVVGTVAKSFKARKDAGRTGLFELTVIDTGAIGPGQALIVREAARMLGGGASAQAVVEAVETRLRDAAHMFLVPDELLYMYTRAKHKGENSITWGRYMLGSAFNIRPIVHMHRGQTEPVAKARGADEGIRRVMAHAQQCIRSARLLSPAVSLSYAGPPEAIQALPAYQSLARTAQQHDVELMLAPMSLTVALNVGAKAFGMSYLCENPPAFE; from the coding sequence ATGCAGGAGACACTCATCCTGGCCGACGCCGCGTGCGACATGCCGCGCGCACTGATGGCCGAGCTCGGCGTGCAGACGGTGCCGTTCCGCATTCGCGCGGGCGACCGCTTTGTGGCCGATGTGCGCGACGAGCCGGCCTTGCCGTCGCTCTACGCGCAGTACCTGGTCGGCAAGCAGGACCACTATGCCGAATCCGTTCCCTTGCTCGAGCGCGAGATCGAAGACCACATGCTCAAGCATGTGGTGACCTCATGCGACCGCGCGCTGCTGCTCACCATCGCCAGCAGCCGCAGCAAGCTGTACGCGCATGCCTCGGGCGCCGTGGTCGGTACCGTGGCCAAGAGCTTCAAGGCGCGCAAGGATGCGGGGCGCACGGGGTTGTTCGAGCTGACGGTGATCGACACCGGCGCGATCGGCCCGGGCCAGGCGCTGATCGTGCGCGAGGCCGCGCGCATGCTGGGCGGCGGCGCCAGCGCGCAAGCGGTGGTGGAAGCGGTGGAGACACGCCTGCGCGACGCCGCGCATATGTTCCTGGTGCCCGACGAGTTGCTCTACATGTACACGCGCGCCAAGCACAAGGGCGAGAACAGCATCACCTGGGGCCGCTACATGCTCGGCAGCGCGTTCAATATCCGCCCCATCGTGCATATGCATCGCGGCCAGACCGAGCCGGTGGCCAAGGCGCGCGGCGCGGATGAAGGCATCCGCCGCGTGATGGCGCACGCGCAGCAATGCATCCGCAGCGCCCGCTTGCTGAGCCCGGCAGTATCGCTGAGCTATGCGGGACCGCCCGAGGCGATTCAAGCGTTGCCGGCCTACCAGTCGCTCGCGCGCACCGCGCAGCAGCATGACGTGGAGCTGATGCTGGCGCCAATGAGCCTGACGGTGGCGCTCAACGTCGGCGCAAAAGCGTTCGGGATGAGCTATCTTTGCGAGAATCCGCCGGCGTTCGAATGA
- a CDS encoding enoyl-CoA hydratase, producing MSILTTIEQGILTLEFDRLDKKNAITAAMYQAMADALRAAETDPAVRVIVIRGKPEVFTAGNDLEDFMQRPPTSLEGDQPAPVFQFLQQISQASKPLVAAVSGPAVGVGTTMLLHCDLVYVSETAKLSLPFVQLGLCPEAASSMLLPRLLGHQRAAEKLMLGEAFSAQEALQIGLATRVLPVAELNEFAQQQARKLAALPASSLRETKRLMKGGDKAAVQAKMAEEGEVFRRMLQAPEAKEAFKAFFEKRRPDFSQFN from the coding sequence ATGAGCATCCTGACCACCATCGAACAAGGCATCCTGACCCTCGAGTTCGATCGCCTCGACAAGAAGAACGCCATCACGGCGGCGATGTACCAGGCCATGGCCGACGCGCTGCGCGCCGCCGAGACCGACCCTGCCGTGCGCGTGATCGTGATCCGCGGCAAGCCGGAAGTGTTCACCGCCGGCAACGACCTGGAAGACTTCATGCAGCGTCCGCCCACCTCGCTGGAAGGTGATCAACCGGCGCCGGTGTTCCAGTTCCTGCAGCAGATCAGCCAGGCCAGCAAGCCGCTGGTGGCCGCGGTGAGCGGCCCGGCGGTGGGCGTGGGCACCACCATGCTGCTGCATTGCGACCTGGTCTATGTCTCCGAGACGGCCAAGCTGTCGCTGCCGTTCGTGCAGCTGGGCCTGTGCCCGGAAGCGGCATCGAGCATGCTGTTGCCGCGCCTGCTGGGCCACCAGCGCGCTGCCGAGAAGCTGATGCTGGGCGAAGCCTTCAGCGCGCAGGAAGCGCTGCAGATCGGCCTGGCCACGCGCGTGCTGCCGGTGGCGGAGCTCAACGAGTTCGCGCAGCAGCAGGCGCGCAAGCTGGCCGCGCTGCCGGCTTCGTCCCTGCGGGAGACCAAGCGGCTGATGAAGGGCGGCGACAAGGCTGCCGTGCAAGCGAAAATGGCGGAGGAGGGCGAGGTGTTCCGGCGCATGCTGCAGGCGCCGGAAGCCAAGGAGGCGTTCAAGGCGTTCTTCGAGAAACGCCGCCCGGACTTCTCGCAGTTCAACTAA
- a CDS encoding acyl-CoA thioesterase, producing MNQANVLPCLPPGKNPALRVVPMPADANVHGDVFGGWIMAQVDIAGSIPAVERAQGRVATVAVNSFLFKHPVFVGDLVSFYADIEKTGRTSITVSVEVYAQRMRHSNEIVKVTEATLTYVATDDTRQPRVLPKERTRRWPECAAAVSMHVS from the coding sequence ATGAATCAAGCCAACGTCCTCCCCTGCCTGCCCCCTGGCAAGAATCCCGCACTGCGCGTGGTCCCCATGCCGGCGGATGCCAATGTGCATGGCGACGTCTTCGGGGGCTGGATCATGGCCCAGGTGGACATTGCCGGCTCGATCCCGGCAGTGGAACGCGCCCAGGGCCGCGTGGCCACCGTGGCGGTGAACTCCTTCCTGTTCAAGCATCCGGTCTTTGTCGGCGACCTCGTGAGCTTCTATGCCGATATCGAGAAGACCGGCCGCACCTCGATCACCGTGTCGGTGGAGGTCTATGCGCAACGCATGCGCCACAGCAACGAGATCGTCAAGGTGACCGAAGCCACCCTGACCTACGTCGCCACCGACGATACACGCCAGCCGCGCGTGCTGCCGAAGGAAAGGACGCGCCGCTGGCCTGAGTGCGCAGCGGCGGTTTCAATGCACGTTAGTTGA